A window of Maioricimonas rarisocia genomic DNA:
CATCGGTGATGCTGCCGCTACTCGATGTTTCGACCGTGGTGAGCTGAACGTGACATCCAGGAACCTGTACCGAAGGAGCTGATCGATGAACATTCGCATGCTGCCGCGTCCGCTTCGTCTCGTCGTCACACCGCTGCTGTTTCTGGCGATTGGGTTCGCTCTCGGAAGTCAGCGCGGGTCGGAAGGGATCGGACATGCCGAGGTCCGCAAGCCACCCCAGCGGAAAGCGTTCGAAAGCGGCTCCGAGCGTTCCGAGAAGGTTCTCCGCGAGATTCTCTCCGAGCTGAAACAGATCGACGGCCGGGTCGAGAACCTCGAGAAATCCGTCAACACCATTGCACAGAACAGCGGGAAGTGACATGTCCTCCGCGACCGTCCCCTCGAGACGCCTGCCGCGACTGACACGCCGAAACCAGCAGACCGGCTGGATCGGCGTGGACATCGGCAGCAGCGCCATCAAGATTGCGCAGGCCGTCAAGGAAGGCGGTCGATGGAAGCTGCGCCTCAGCCGGCTGCTCCCCATCGCAGGACACCTCCAGCCCGGCACCGACTCGCTGCCGGACATGGAACTGTCTGCACTGATCCGGTCCGCATTGACCGGGCGGGGGCCGCGTCGACAGTCAACGGCGGCAAGTACCCTGCCCATGTCTGTCGTCGATCTGCGTTCGCTGGAACTGCCACCGGGAACAGACACTGAACTGCGGCAGATGATCGGCACCGAGCTGAATCCGGAGGAGGACCCGCAGCGGAGTTGCGAGTTCGACTTCTGGGAACAGCCCGGCGAAGACGGACAGAAAGAGACCCGACAGTACTCCGTCCTGTCGTTGCCGACGCGAGCCGCAACCGGACTGGCAGACACGCTGTGGAACGCCGGTCTGCAGTGCAATGTGATCGACACGTTACCGTGTGCGCTGGCCCGCGCCGTCACGATGGTCGAGCGCCCGATGTCCGGCCAAACGGTCGCGGCACTCGACTGGGGATATCGAACACCACTGTTTGTACTCATCCGGAACGGCCGGCCGGTCTTCGCCCGAACGCTGAAGAATTGCGGAGGTGAACTCGTCGTCGAACAGGTCCGGAAGCAGCTGAACGTCCCTGCCGGCGATGTTCATGAACTTCTCCTGACGCGTGCCCGGACACCTGGTCCGCAACCCGGCCTGACGGGACTGAGTGAGCTGCTGACCTCATGTGCCGTCGCCGCTCAGAAGCGCATGAGCGAGGAACTCGAACGCACTCTGGGGTACCTGCGAAGTCAGCCTGGCGGACTGGACCCGCAACGGATCTGGATGTTCGGATGCGGTGCCCTGCTTCCGGGGATCGCCGAGCAGCTCACCACGACGTGCGGTCTCGAGGTCGTCGCCTGGCATCTTGGGGCGGCATCACGAGATCCATTGCAACCGGCGGGCGACGCCATGCACGCCCTGCTGGGACCGGCCATTGGACTCTCCGCACTGGGAGGGACGGTCTGATGAATCATATGAACCTGTTGCCACTTCCGCTGCAGAAGAAACTGCTGATCCGCCGCCGGCTGACTCAATGGGGAATCGTCTGGGGCGTCTGCGGAGTCACGGCGCTGGTGGTCGCGCTGGTCTGGTCGAATCGTCACAGCGACAGCAAGGCGACGCTTGCCGTACTCACCGATCAGGTCACTCCGGTCCGGAAGCTCGAAGCCGAAAACGAACAGATGCTCGAGCAGATCAACGATATCGTGGCCCGACAGTCGCTGCTGGGAGATCTCGACAGCGCCGAGCGGCCCCTGACACTGGTCGGGATCGTCAGCCACAGCGCGGCGTCGACGAAGTCGCGACTGCAGGTGCAGCGGTTCACCATGCACCGACAGGAGATCACTCCGACGGATGCGAAAGCGACGCCGGGCAACACCGCAAAGAAGCCCGAAACGATCGTCCAGACGACGCTCGAACTGTCCGGCGTGGCGCTGGATGACCTGGCAGTGGCACGCTTCATCTCGGCACTGCGGGAAACCGGCGTCTTCGTTCGGGTCGAACTGAAATCCTCGCTGTCCACACAGGTCGCCGACAACCCGGCCAAGGAATACCTCGTGCGATGCACGTTCTAGCGCGAGGGGAATCCGTCCTCCCGTCGACGCGCTGCCGCACGCAGTGAACCTCTCGAAGCGGTCAGATCATCATCATGCTCCGACATAAAGATACACGACTGGTCCAACTGGATCGCGGCCTGCACGCAATGGGTGCCGTGATCGCCGGCATGATCCTGATCGGCGGGCTGCTGTTCGTGCGACGGTCGCTCGCGGCCGAGCGGACTTCGCTCGATTCAAGCATTACCGAGGCGGAGAGCGTGCTGGACGAAGCGGATTCGATCCGGTCCGAGCACGCGCAGCTGAAGAAGCGACTGGCCGATCTGCAGCAGCGGACCGGCGAGCTGATGGCCCGCATTCCCGCGACGGCACATGAAGCGGAATTTCTGGCTCAGCTTTCGGAGCTGGCGAGCGAATGCCAACTGGTGATCAGCAGCTATCGTCCCGAGAGCCCCGTGGCCACCGAGCGTTATCAGCACCTGGACATCGAACTCGTGGCCGGCGGAAGCTTCGACAGCCTGTGCCGGTTTCTCGAAGGACTGGAATCGCTTCCGCGACTCTGCCGGTTGACTCGTCTCGAAGTCGAGTCGGCAAGCGGCGACGACGGGTCCTATCCCGTCACGATGAAGCTGCGGATCTTTTTTGCACCGGAGCATGCCACCCCGGCGAACACAACGCCGGTCGCAGTTCCCCCGGCTGCCTGAGTCCCCCGTTCGAGCCGACACGAGTCGCACGTCTCATCTCCGCCAAAGGTCGTCCCGATGTTTCCGAACGCAAAAGATCGCCGCAAGGCGGCCGCCATTCCGGTGCTGGTACTGATTCTCGGTTACGTCCTGTGGTCGCAGTTCGCGGGCGGCGGCAGCGAAGGAGGAGGCGCCGCGTCGATGCTGACGACCGCTGCGGAGAACTTCATCCGCTCGCGCCGCGAAACAGCCGAGGCGCTGGAAGAGCTGAACCGGATGTCGGCGGTCGATCTCGATTCAGCCCTGGAGCATGATCCGTTCGCCGTGCTGGCCCCGCTCGACCCGGAACAGGCGGCTGACGAGGACGACAGCGAAGAACTTCCGGAAGAACCGACGCTGGAAGACCTTTCGGAGCTCCGCGAGCAGAAGCGCGAAGAACAGATCTCCACCCTGCAGAAGCTGAAAGTGACCGCAGTCCTGACCAGCGGTGGGCAACCGTCGGCTCTGTTCGGCTCGGAAGTGGTTCACATCGGGGACACGCTCCCGGGTGGCGCCACGGTGGTGGCGATCGACCGCAGCGGCATCGTCGTCCGACTTCCGGAAGAGTCGCTCTAGAACCGGCAGATGCTGCCGACTGGCAAGATGCGTCGACTGCGCTGGCACTGCGGGTTGAAACGGTTTTCTGGGCCATTCCGGCTTTCGCAATTGTGTCGGCTGCTACGGTCGATGAGATAGGGCATAGAGTGCTCCGCTTGTGCGCCTGCGCCGGACGGGGCCGAGTGTCACACCGGGGGCCATCTGGATGAACGACTG
This region includes:
- the pilM gene encoding pilus assembly protein PilM produces the protein MSSATVPSRRLPRLTRRNQQTGWIGVDIGSSAIKIAQAVKEGGRWKLRLSRLLPIAGHLQPGTDSLPDMELSALIRSALTGRGPRRQSTAASTLPMSVVDLRSLELPPGTDTELRQMIGTELNPEEDPQRSCEFDFWEQPGEDGQKETRQYSVLSLPTRAATGLADTLWNAGLQCNVIDTLPCALARAVTMVERPMSGQTVAALDWGYRTPLFVLIRNGRPVFARTLKNCGGELVVEQVRKQLNVPAGDVHELLLTRARTPGPQPGLTGLSELLTSCAVAAQKRMSEELERTLGYLRSQPGGLDPQRIWMFGCGALLPGIAEQLTTTCGLEVVAWHLGAASRDPLQPAGDAMHALLGPAIGLSALGGTV
- a CDS encoding PilN domain-containing protein: MNHMNLLPLPLQKKLLIRRRLTQWGIVWGVCGVTALVVALVWSNRHSDSKATLAVLTDQVTPVRKLEAENEQMLEQINDIVARQSLLGDLDSAERPLTLVGIVSHSAASTKSRLQVQRFTMHRQEITPTDAKATPGNTAKKPETIVQTTLELSGVALDDLAVARFISALRETGVFVRVELKSSLSTQVADNPAKEYLVRCTF
- the pilO gene encoding type IV pilus inner membrane component PilO, with the protein product MLRHKDTRLVQLDRGLHAMGAVIAGMILIGGLLFVRRSLAAERTSLDSSITEAESVLDEADSIRSEHAQLKKRLADLQQRTGELMARIPATAHEAEFLAQLSELASECQLVISSYRPESPVATERYQHLDIELVAGGSFDSLCRFLEGLESLPRLCRLTRLEVESASGDDGSYPVTMKLRIFFAPEHATPANTTPVAVPPAA